The Macrobrachium nipponense isolate FS-2020 chromosome 13, ASM1510439v2, whole genome shotgun sequence genome has a window encoding:
- the LOC135225472 gene encoding uncharacterized protein LOC135225472 produces the protein MKSIRLLALFLASGFLFSIRGEITEATWKVKMKDYRYTLPGSVLVSLKISRVACGMLCHTRQDCISFNHNKASTECELLNTAFHKPSDTTLIAAPGWNYYNFLPPRPPKNASGYCPSGGIYVQYEQPVYKRYDFSIDGFACSPHPWVKDRHNEGKTCKMVIMYDTDFRGQDSEYDRKIGTYYNALRQCMTYNCIGMKCNKYFDLCWLKLNSQLTSGTITEDAADSLYWYTVCE, from the exons ATGAAATCCATCAGGTTACTAGCATTATTTCTAGCTTCAGGATTCCTATTCAGCATTCGTGGAGAAATCACCGAGGCAACGTGGAAGGTGAAAA tGAAGGACTATCGCTACACGCTACCAGGATCAGTGCTGGTTTCTCTGAAGATATCAAGAGTTGCTTGCGGTATGTTGTGTCATACCAGACAAGATTGCATTTCCTTCAATCACAACA AAGCAAGCACGGAGTGTGAATTACTGAACACAGCCTTCCACAAACCAAGTGACACTACGTTGATTGCAGCTCCTGGATGGAACTACTACAACTTTTTGCCTCCAAGACCG CCTAAGAATGCAAGTGGTTACTGTCCCAGTGGAGGCATTTATGTTCAGTACGAGCAGCCTGTTTACAAACGGTACGACTTCTCGATTGATGGTTTTGCCTGTTCGCCTCATCCGTGGGTCAAAGACAGACACaacgaaggaaaaa ctTGCAAGATGGTTATTATGTACGATACAGACTTTCGGGGACAGGATTCTGAATACGACCGTAAAATTGGAACTTACTACAATGCTTTGCGGCAGTGTATGACTTACAATTGCATCGGGATGAAATGCAATAAATATTTTG ACTTATGTTGGTTGAAGCTCAATTCGCAACTCACGTCAGGAACCATAACCGAAGACGCGGCCGACTCTCTTTACTGGTACACTGTTTGCGAATAG
- the LOC135225475 gene encoding uncharacterized protein LOC135225475, protein MWKLKMKDYRYTLPGSVLVSLKISRVACGMLCHTRQDCISFNHNKASTECEILNTAFHKPSDTTLIAAPGWNYYNFLPPRPPKNASGYCPSGGIYVQYEQPVYKRYDFSIDGFACSPHPWVKDRHNEGKTCKMVIMYDTDFVGQDSAYIKPGTYYNALRQCMTYNCIGMICKKYSDVCWLKLNSQFTSSTRSINKTDYLYWYTDCE, encoded by the exons ATGTGGAAGTTGAAAA tgAAGGACTATCGCTACACGCTACCAGGATCAGTGCTGGTTTCTCTGAAGATATCAAGAGTTGCTTGCGGTATGTTGTGTCACACCAGACAAGATTGCATTTCTTTCAATCACAATA AAGCAAGCACGGAGTGTGAAATACTGAACACAGCCTTCCACAAACCAAGTGACACTACGTTGATTGCAGCTCCTGGATGGAACTACTACAACTTTTTGCCTCCAAGACCG CCTAAGAATGCAAGTGGTTACTGTCCCAGTGGAGGCATTTATGTTCAGTACGAGCAGCCTGTTTACAAACGGTACGACTTCTCGATTGATGGTTTTGCCTGTTCGCCTCATCCGTGGGTCAAAGACAGACACaacgaaggaaaaa CTTGCAAGATGGTAATTATGTACGATACAGACTTTGTGGGACAGGATTCTGCATACATTAAACCTGGAACTTACTACAATGCTTTGCGGCAGTGTATGACTTACAATTGCATCGGGATGATTTGCAAAAAATATTCAG ACGTATGTTGGTTGAAGCTCAATTCGCAATTCACGTCATCAACCAGATCCATAAACAAGACCGACTATCTCTACTGGTACACTGATTGCGAATAG